A genomic stretch from Acinonyx jubatus isolate Ajub_Pintada_27869175 chromosome E2, VMU_Ajub_asm_v1.0, whole genome shotgun sequence includes:
- the ZNF567 gene encoding zinc finger protein 567 has product MRLWRDDRTASFPKRNLKEDWSPLANLKTMAQASVSFKDVTVDFSREEWQHLDPAQKTLYMDVMLENYCHLISVGCHMTKPDVILKLERGEEPWTSFTGHTCLEENWKDEDFLVKFKEYQDKFSRSVVFINHKKLVKENSNAYEKTFTLSKNPINSKNLPPEYDTHGKIFKNVSELIISNISPARKRLSEYNGYGKSLLNTKPEAAQPGVKSHNQRGRVVSHNDVLIQYHKVETQAQPFGYNDCEKAFLKKGELITHNRAYIRENPSEYNKRRRTTNIEKKHTCTECGKSFCRKSVLILHQGIHTEEKPYQCHQCGNSFRRKSYLIDHQRTHTGEKPFVCNECGKSFRLKTALTDHQRTHTGEKSYECPQCRNAFRLKSHLIRHQRTHTGEKPYECNDCGKSFRQKTTLSLHQRIHTGEKPYICKECGKSFHQKANLTVHQRTHTGEKPYICNECGKSFSQKTTLALHEKTHNEEKPYICNECGKSFRQKTTLVAHQRTHTGEKSYECPHCGKAFRMKSYLIDHHRTHTGEKPYECNECGKSFSQKTNLNLHQRIHTGEKPYICNECGKSFRQKATLTVHQKIHTGQKSYECPQCGKAFSRKSYLIHHQRTHTGEKPYKCNECGKCFRQKTNLIVHQRTHTGEKPYICNECSKSFSYKRNLIVHQRTHKGENIEIQ; this is encoded by the exons GAACTGCCTCTTTTCCAAAGAGGAACCTAAAGGAAGACTGGTCACCTCTTGCAAATCTCAAAACCATGGCTCAG GCATCAGTGTCATTCAAAGATGTGACTGTTGACTTCTCTCGGGAGGAGTGGCAGCACCTGGATCCTGCTCAGAAGACTCTCTACATGGATGTGATGTTGGAAAACTATTGCCACCTCATCTCTGTAG GGTGTCACATGACCAAACCTGATGTGATCCTCAAGTTAGAACGAGGAGAAGAGCCATGGACATCATTTACAGGTCATACCTGCTTAG aagaaaattggaaagatGAAGACTTTTTAGTGAAATTCAAGGAATACCAAGATAAGTTTTCTAGATCAGTTGTATTCATCAACCACAAAAAACTGGTTAAAGAGAACAGTAATGCATATGAAAAGACATTTACTTTAAGCAAAAACCCTATTAATTCAAAAAATCTACCTCCTGAATATGATACtcatggaaagatttttaaaaatgtttcagaattaaTCATCAGTAATATAAGTCCTGCAAGAAAGAGACTTAGTGAGTATAATGGATATGGGAAATCACTTCTCAATACTAAACCAGAGGCAGCTCAACCTGGAGTCAAATCCCATAATCAGCGTGGCAGGGTTGTCAGTCATAATGACGTACTTATACAATATCATAAGGTGGAAACTCAAGCACAGCCATTTGGATATAATGACTGTGAGAAAGCCTTccttaaaaaaggagaattaattACACATAATAGAGCTTACATAAGGGAAAACCCATCTGAATACAATAAAAGGAGAAGAACAaccaatattgaaaaaaaacatacatgcaCTGAATGTGGGAAGTCCTTCTGCAGGAAGTCAGTATTGATTCTGCACCAGGGAATTCACACAGAGGAAAAACCCTATCAGTGCCATCAATGTGGAAATTCATTTAGAAGGAAGTCATATCTCATTGATCATCAAAgaactcacacaggagagaaaccctttGTTTGTAATGAATGTGGTAAGTCCTTCCGTCTAAAGACAGCCCTCACTGATCATCAGAGAACACATACAGGGGAAAAATCATACGAATGTCCACAGTGTAGGAATGCCTTCAGATTGAAGTCACACCTCATACGTCATCAGAGAactcatacaggagagaaaccatatGAGTGTAATGACTGTGGGAAGTCCTTCCGCCAGAAGACAACACTCTCTctacatcagagaattcatacaggagagaaaccctatatTTGTAAAGAATGTGGAAAGTCCTTTCACCAGAAGGCAAACCTTACTGTACATCAGAGAACTCATACGGGGGAAAAGCCCTATATttgtaatgaatgtggaaaatcATTCTCCCAGAAGACAACCCTCGCTCTTCATGAGAAGACTCATAATGAGGAGAAACCCTATAtttgtaatgaatgtgggaagtcCTTTCGCCAAAAGACAACCCTTGTGGCACATCAGAGAACGCATACAGGGGAAAAATCCTATGAATGTCCTCACTGTGGGAAGGCCTTTAGAATGAAGTCATACCTCATTGATCATCACAGAACTCACAcaggagaaaaaccatatgaatgtaatgaatgtgggaaatccttcAGTCAGAAGACAAATCTGAATCtgcatcagagaattcatacaggagagaaaccctatatttgtaatgaatgtgggaagtcCTTTCGCCAGAAAGCAACTCTCACTGTACATCAAAAAATACATACAGGACAGAAATCCTACGAATGTCCtcagtgtgggaaagcctttagcaGGAAGTCATATCTCATTCATCATCAAAGAactcatacaggagagaaaccatataaatgtaatgaatgtgggaagtgCTTCCGCCAGAAAACAAATCTCATTGtacatcagagaactcacacaggagagaaaccctatatTTGTAATGAGTGTAGTAAGTCCTTCAGTTATAAGAGAAACCTCATTGTCCATCAGAGAACTCACAAGGGAGAAAACAtagaaattcaataa